In a single window of the Gossypium hirsutum isolate 1008001.06 chromosome A13, Gossypium_hirsutum_v2.1, whole genome shotgun sequence genome:
- the LOC107894633 gene encoding uncharacterized mitochondrial protein AtMg00300-like, producing MLMMIVEGHRNEILTGSTISDDAVVAFSSLSDDDITEIFHMRLRHMNENDMTELSKRGLLEGRGIRKLKFCEYCIFGKKKRVLFTGGIHNTKGTLEYIHFDL from the exons atgttgatgatgatcgtggaaggacatagGAACGAAATCCtcacg GGTTCTACTATTTCTGATGATGCAGTCGTCGCtttctcttccttgtcagatgatgatattactgaAATTTTCCATATGCGCCTAAGGCATATGAATGAGAATGACatgacagaattgagcaaaagaggacttcttgaagGGCGAGGAATTCGCAAACTAAAGTTCTGTGAGTACTGCATTTTTGGGAAGAAAAAGAGAGTTTTATTCACcggaggaatccataacacgaaaggaacattggagtatattcattttgaCTTGTGa